One window of the Podospora pseudopauciseta strain CBS 411.78 chromosome 4, whole genome shotgun sequence genome contains the following:
- a CDS encoding hypothetical protein (COG:T; EggNog:ENOG503P16Z) — MSPPHPKFYLLPFSPEYKCTDRFSLHPTGDQAEDENGQVPFWPVLEAILCRPVNSTTGLVDILDTISVILRATSQPAGDYELLIDAIATSFDTAEVFFAKVWPRIVDIALQMPGLFQNGRIPVLSRENYSLPFSRRQIACLVVHQFLRTLSLPPFRDDDGTHDFGIWYSSQQRHPVAVRGYLRALMLYFGDVLCDEKKMDGWVVEYSLHSLPENYDEIFAQDRPLSELKVVVVETYDTLPGSLGVGDGDRQAVVISANRVVGFGQSATQEEVHVGISPEACPIVLFTPPLGDEQVLKVRGAQAMVNIVGKGRDIIVGSMLDPQQGGDAAWKFRTMLFMDALELDLVNDGRLADLDPRNMEREIAKAYTAFSSSLDGTISEIKTGPWGCGAFGGDPEVKMLLLWLASTMVGVNLTVVCDYELQVFARKLEDVGQTLKFTMLGTVSMRKLLMELPQALSRGQTLEWLEKRK, encoded by the coding sequence atgtcaccaccacacccaaaATTCTACCTCCTCCCTTTCTCCCCCGAATACAAATGCACCGACCGCTTCAGCCTCCACCCAACAGGTGATCAAGCCGAGGACGAGAATGGACAAGTCCCATTCTGGCCCGTCCTTGAGGCAATCCTCTGCCGGCCTGTCAACTCTACTACTGGATTAGTCGACATTCTGGACACAATATCTGTCATTCTGCGCGCAACATCACAGCCAGCGGGGGATTATGAGCTTCTAATAGATGCAATCGCCACGTCGTTCGACACTGCCGAGGTCTTCTTCGCAAAAGTATGGCCTCGTATCGTGGATATAGCGCTACAAATGCCAGGTCTGTTTCAGAACGGCCGAATCCCTGTGCTCAGCAGGGAGAATTACAGCTTGCCCTTCTCCCGCAGGCAAATAGCTTGCTTGGTTGTGCACCAATTTCTCCGCACACTGAGTTTACCACCATTTCGGGACGACGACGGGACGCACGACTTTGGGATATGGTATTCTTCTCAGCAGAGGCATCCTGTTGCCGTGAGGGGATATCTCCGGGCCTTGATGCTGTACTTTGGGGATGTTCTTTGTGACGAGAAGAAAATGGACGGTTGGGTTGTGGAATATTCTTTGCATTCCTTGCCAGAGAACTACGACGAGATATTTGCGCAAGATCGACCACTTAGTGAACTGaaggtcgtggtggtggagacaTATGACACTTTGCCGGGTAGCCTAGGAGTGGGTGATGGCGATAGACAAGCTGTGGTGATCTCGGCAAACAGGGTCGTTGGGTTTGGGCAGTCTGCTACTCAGGAGGAGGTTCATGTTGGGATATCGCCTGAAGCGTGTCCTATTGTCTTGTTTACCCCGCCACTTGGAGATGAACAGGTGCTAAAGGTGCGTGGGGCACAGGCTATGGTCAATATTGTTGGCAAGGGAAGAGATATCATTGTTGGAAGTATGTTGGATCCTCAACAGGGTGGTGATGCAGCTTGGAAGTTCCGTACGATGCTTTTTATGGATGCTCTAGAACTGGATCTGGTGAATGATGGGAGACTTGCCGATTTGGACCCGAGGAATATGGAACGGGAAATAGCAAAAGCGTATACGGCGTTTTCTTCAAGCTTGGACGGTACCATATCCGAGATCAAAACCGGTCCATGGGGCTGTGGAGCTTTTGGTGGCGACCCGGAAGTCAAGATGTTATTGCTGTGGCTCGCTTCAACGATGGTTGGGGTAAACCTTACGGTTGTTTGTGATTATGAGCTACAAGTATTCGCCCGGAAGCTGGAAGACGTAGGGCAGACGCTGAAGTTCACTATGCTGGGAACAGTGTCCATGAGGAAGCTTTTGATGGAGTTACCGCAAGCCCTCTCGCGAGGCCAAACTCTAGAGTGGTTAGAGAAGAGAAAGTAA